From a single Anoplolepis gracilipes chromosome 3, ASM4749672v1, whole genome shotgun sequence genomic region:
- the LOC140664216 gene encoding uncharacterized protein isoform X2 encodes MRRSSFDKQANAKRNILSNTSYGLACTKDAEYKCSVKYSGASLQEKNYLQRSVSADNVVIRSRGYKPSDRHDPVKRNFLENLTSRILHFGMEGSETTPINLQKLLTPASDSHELQSKSKKMFASSYFYAPTHPTVEDQVELARRISHSLSDVKNVKSKGQSMYVNRKKRSVKWIHDGNGVEDEEESITTVHKDKLPLKCVMNPCGKVLDIQGIQALGEEVNIAPVPKNPEKLFDIVRDLNNQRGRGAEIFAKRRKRSEKWVVDQEQSQTQIPITPVTPKTPTYPEKLEINGNAKFVTPSSLTHIPISSTDKPFYNPFTVDISVESTNAPITDRHQSRCNTNRCGHSSEVKKIYLREIAVGTDSDFPLDQSRSSIVEKSHRNAYESTNDRRAIANYRTVANNNNRYVNNYQSSRKSNFCNAQSYNNKDMGNQQRFDNKYGDNVIDNKIGNKQQSQMQNNNEENEYTPVPVKQLIQEFEKTCRPILQYKQISPKIIPIVQQCPLDNDIARFFVTRNPTKYNNGEEEYARTRENYEGSAQLKSRYNSRLHDTRGNYERQPQCNGQLYSGRENYEGSAKLQSRCNGYVSTDETEYTTDDTDSEEEVNDYPNVAGSIDCGHSARSALLNCCDSSEYSFAFEDEYSDTRRYSIASQELETLYANGTDARFINSEAEMAPEAKSLMLSMVASQEGILETKKHLRSTPVLDNLLGTATPECKLSDVNSELGNKLYENNNYTGPKLASLHNLTNYNTAPRGWNQSLTFYRPIKFEKPQEIMYSDF; translated from the exons ATGAGGAGATCATCGTTTGATAA ACAAGCTAACGCCAAGCGCAACATTCTGAGCAACACGTCGTACGGGCTCGCGTGCACCAAGGATGCCGAGTACAAGTGCAGCGTGAAATACAGCGGAGCTTCCCTGCAGGAGAAGAATTATCTGCAACGTAGCGTATCCGCGGACAATGTTGTAATTCGTTCGCGCGGTTACAAGCCATCCGACAGACACGATCCGGTTAAAAGAAACTTCCTTGAAAATCTCACTTCAAGAATATTGCACTTCGGCATG GAAGGGAGCGAGACTACCCCGATTAACTTGCAAAAACTGCTTACTCCGGCATCGGACTCGCATGAGCTCCAATCAAAAAGTA aaaaaatgtttgcgTCCTCATACTTTTACGCACCGACACATCCTACGGTCGAGGATCAGGTTGAGCTTGCACGTCGCATCTCGCATTCGCTCAGTGACGTGAAAAATGTTAAGAGTAAAGGACAAAGTATGTACGTGAATAGAAAAAAGCGATCTGTTAAATGGATTCACGACGGAAACG GTGTCGAGGACGAAGAGGAATCGATCACAACTGTTCATAAG GACAAATTACCCCTTAAATGCGTAATGAATCCATGCGGAAAAGTACTGGACATTCAGGGTATTCAGGCATTAGGCGAAGAGGTCAATATCGCGCCGGTACCCAAAAATCCTGAGAAGCTTTTCGACATTGTTCGCGACTTGAACAATCAAAGAGGACGCG GTGCCGAGATATTTGCAAAACGTAGGAAAAGATCGGAAAAGTGGGTGGTGGACCAAGAACAGTCGCAAACACAGATACCCATTACTCCGGTCACACCGAAAACGCCTACATACCCGGAAAAATTG GAAATTAACGGTAACGCGAAATTTGTAACGCCGTCATCGTTGACTCACATACCAATCTCGAGCACTGACAAACCGTTTTATAATCCCTTTACAGTGGACATTTCCGTCGAGAGCACGAATGCGCCGATAACAG ACAGGCACCAATCACGCTGCAATACTAACCGATGCGGTCACTCGAGTGaggtaaaaaagatttatctaCGAGAAATAGCGGTCGGCACAGACTCTGATTTCCCTTTGGACCAATCTCGATCATCCATCGTTGAAAAGTCCCATCGTAACGCTTACGAATCTACTAACGATCGGCGTGCTATCGCTAATTATCGTACTGTCGCCAATAACAATAACagatatgttaataattatcaatcatCGAGAAAATCCAATTTTTGCAACGCGCAGAGCTATAATAACAAAGACATGGGAAATCAACAACGTTTCGATAACAAATACGGCGATAATGTGATCGACAATAAGATTGGAAATAAGCAACAGAGCCAGATGCAGAATAACAATGAAGAAAATGAATACACACCTGTACCAGTAAAGCAACTGATACAAGAATTCGAGAAGACCTGCAGACCAATTCTGCAGTACAAACAGATCAGTCCAAAGATCATTCCAATCGTACAACAGTGTCCATTGGATAACGACATTGCGCGCTTTTTCGTGACGAGAAATCCTACCAAGTATAATAACGGAGAAGAAGAATACGCACG CACACGCGAAAACTACGAAGGGTCTGCCCAACTAAAGTCCCGATATAACAGCCGATTACATGATACACGTGGAAACTATGAGAGGCAGCCCCAATGCAACGGGCAATTATACAGTGGACGCGAGAACTACGAAGGATCAGCGAAATTACAGTCTCGATGTAACGGCTACGTTTCCACTGACGAGACCGAATACACGACGGATGACACCGATTCGGAGGAAGAAGTCAACGACTATCCGAACGTGGCCGGATCTATAGATTGCGGTCATTCTGCCAGGTCCGCTCTGTTGAATTGCTGCGACAGCAGCGAGTATTCATTCGCATTCGAGGATGAATATTCGGACACTCGGCGTTATTCGATTGCCTCACAGGAATTGGAAACCCTTTATGCTAACGGCACCGATGCAAGATTCATTAACAGCGAGGCTGAGATGGCACCTGAAGCGAAGTCGTTGATGCTTTCGATGGTCGCTTCGCAGGAGGGTATACTCGAGACCAAGAAGCATTTGCGTAGCACGCCAGTCTTGGATAATCTCTTAGGCACCGCTACGCCAGAATGCAAACTCAGTGACGTTAACTCAGAATTAG GAAACAAACTGTAcgaaaataacaattacaCTGGACCGAAATTGGCCAGCCTCCACAATTTGACGAATTATAACACGGCACCGCGTGGATGGAATCAATCACTCACATTTTATCGGCCTATTAAATTCGAAAAACCACAGGAGATTATGTATTCTGATTTTTAG
- the LOC140664216 gene encoding uncharacterized protein isoform X1 — protein MEDPYRIANVSNVRRQANAKRNILSNTSYGLACTKDAEYKCSVKYSGASLQEKNYLQRSVSADNVVIRSRGYKPSDRHDPVKRNFLENLTSRILHFGMEGSETTPINLQKLLTPASDSHELQSKSKKMFASSYFYAPTHPTVEDQVELARRISHSLSDVKNVKSKGQSMYVNRKKRSVKWIHDGNGVEDEEESITTVHKDKLPLKCVMNPCGKVLDIQGIQALGEEVNIAPVPKNPEKLFDIVRDLNNQRGRGAEIFAKRRKRSEKWVVDQEQSQTQIPITPVTPKTPTYPEKLEINGNAKFVTPSSLTHIPISSTDKPFYNPFTVDISVESTNAPITDRHQSRCNTNRCGHSSEVKKIYLREIAVGTDSDFPLDQSRSSIVEKSHRNAYESTNDRRAIANYRTVANNNNRYVNNYQSSRKSNFCNAQSYNNKDMGNQQRFDNKYGDNVIDNKIGNKQQSQMQNNNEENEYTPVPVKQLIQEFEKTCRPILQYKQISPKIIPIVQQCPLDNDIARFFVTRNPTKYNNGEEEYARTRENYEGSAQLKSRYNSRLHDTRGNYERQPQCNGQLYSGRENYEGSAKLQSRCNGYVSTDETEYTTDDTDSEEEVNDYPNVAGSIDCGHSARSALLNCCDSSEYSFAFEDEYSDTRRYSIASQELETLYANGTDARFINSEAEMAPEAKSLMLSMVASQEGILETKKHLRSTPVLDNLLGTATPECKLSDVNSELGNKLYENNNYTGPKLASLHNLTNYNTAPRGWNQSLTFYRPIKFEKPQEIMYSDF, from the exons ATGGAGGATCCGTATCGCATTGCGAACGTTTCGAATGTCCGCAGACAAGCTAACGCCAAGCGCAACATTCTGAGCAACACGTCGTACGGGCTCGCGTGCACCAAGGATGCCGAGTACAAGTGCAGCGTGAAATACAGCGGAGCTTCCCTGCAGGAGAAGAATTATCTGCAACGTAGCGTATCCGCGGACAATGTTGTAATTCGTTCGCGCGGTTACAAGCCATCCGACAGACACGATCCGGTTAAAAGAAACTTCCTTGAAAATCTCACTTCAAGAATATTGCACTTCGGCATG GAAGGGAGCGAGACTACCCCGATTAACTTGCAAAAACTGCTTACTCCGGCATCGGACTCGCATGAGCTCCAATCAAAAAGTA aaaaaatgtttgcgTCCTCATACTTTTACGCACCGACACATCCTACGGTCGAGGATCAGGTTGAGCTTGCACGTCGCATCTCGCATTCGCTCAGTGACGTGAAAAATGTTAAGAGTAAAGGACAAAGTATGTACGTGAATAGAAAAAAGCGATCTGTTAAATGGATTCACGACGGAAACG GTGTCGAGGACGAAGAGGAATCGATCACAACTGTTCATAAG GACAAATTACCCCTTAAATGCGTAATGAATCCATGCGGAAAAGTACTGGACATTCAGGGTATTCAGGCATTAGGCGAAGAGGTCAATATCGCGCCGGTACCCAAAAATCCTGAGAAGCTTTTCGACATTGTTCGCGACTTGAACAATCAAAGAGGACGCG GTGCCGAGATATTTGCAAAACGTAGGAAAAGATCGGAAAAGTGGGTGGTGGACCAAGAACAGTCGCAAACACAGATACCCATTACTCCGGTCACACCGAAAACGCCTACATACCCGGAAAAATTG GAAATTAACGGTAACGCGAAATTTGTAACGCCGTCATCGTTGACTCACATACCAATCTCGAGCACTGACAAACCGTTTTATAATCCCTTTACAGTGGACATTTCCGTCGAGAGCACGAATGCGCCGATAACAG ACAGGCACCAATCACGCTGCAATACTAACCGATGCGGTCACTCGAGTGaggtaaaaaagatttatctaCGAGAAATAGCGGTCGGCACAGACTCTGATTTCCCTTTGGACCAATCTCGATCATCCATCGTTGAAAAGTCCCATCGTAACGCTTACGAATCTACTAACGATCGGCGTGCTATCGCTAATTATCGTACTGTCGCCAATAACAATAACagatatgttaataattatcaatcatCGAGAAAATCCAATTTTTGCAACGCGCAGAGCTATAATAACAAAGACATGGGAAATCAACAACGTTTCGATAACAAATACGGCGATAATGTGATCGACAATAAGATTGGAAATAAGCAACAGAGCCAGATGCAGAATAACAATGAAGAAAATGAATACACACCTGTACCAGTAAAGCAACTGATACAAGAATTCGAGAAGACCTGCAGACCAATTCTGCAGTACAAACAGATCAGTCCAAAGATCATTCCAATCGTACAACAGTGTCCATTGGATAACGACATTGCGCGCTTTTTCGTGACGAGAAATCCTACCAAGTATAATAACGGAGAAGAAGAATACGCACG CACACGCGAAAACTACGAAGGGTCTGCCCAACTAAAGTCCCGATATAACAGCCGATTACATGATACACGTGGAAACTATGAGAGGCAGCCCCAATGCAACGGGCAATTATACAGTGGACGCGAGAACTACGAAGGATCAGCGAAATTACAGTCTCGATGTAACGGCTACGTTTCCACTGACGAGACCGAATACACGACGGATGACACCGATTCGGAGGAAGAAGTCAACGACTATCCGAACGTGGCCGGATCTATAGATTGCGGTCATTCTGCCAGGTCCGCTCTGTTGAATTGCTGCGACAGCAGCGAGTATTCATTCGCATTCGAGGATGAATATTCGGACACTCGGCGTTATTCGATTGCCTCACAGGAATTGGAAACCCTTTATGCTAACGGCACCGATGCAAGATTCATTAACAGCGAGGCTGAGATGGCACCTGAAGCGAAGTCGTTGATGCTTTCGATGGTCGCTTCGCAGGAGGGTATACTCGAGACCAAGAAGCATTTGCGTAGCACGCCAGTCTTGGATAATCTCTTAGGCACCGCTACGCCAGAATGCAAACTCAGTGACGTTAACTCAGAATTAG GAAACAAACTGTAcgaaaataacaattacaCTGGACCGAAATTGGCCAGCCTCCACAATTTGACGAATTATAACACGGCACCGCGTGGATGGAATCAATCACTCACATTTTATCGGCCTATTAAATTCGAAAAACCACAGGAGATTATGTATTCTGATTTTTAG
- the Noc2 gene encoding nucleolar complex protein 2: MKVKKVNQKSLNSSKGRKLAVAKRKRDLSKVTTEEFLEQNFQDDTDTDSDNDNDEINKNIGDKNYEQAESDSGESNLDPTEHKKSLMKLKDTDPEFYKYLKENDKNLLDFNISDDEDDDNSSIGDDDNRHIPDENLEIASDDSDFQPDVAEGDSKKITIQLLKTWQQEIQTDKSIVSIKRAVEAFHAALNNVAASSDTNTQYKVEGSAIFNGVVQLCIMHLPDAFKRFLKLDPKTQEAHKCKRFVKVRKILKSYLSDLITLLQSVTSSSILQVLLKHLHQMLPYIKSFSSLTKPLLRILLKFWSTEEETVRVVAFINILRIATSHKEATLEKLLKTMYIKYVQNTKFVSPNTLPGINFMKQSLVEIYLLDHNLSYSHAFLYIRQLAIHLRNAITLKKKENFQAVYNWQYINSLHFWTELITKLKDNSILRSLLYPLVQIIIGTIKVCPTVQYYPLRFHCINMLTTISKETGTFIPILPFLLEILDSYDFNKKHKTVSIKPIPFICILRMSKSQLTENGFKDSIIETIYQLILQYSANESYKIYFPDICIPCIIQLKAFLKKCHVAAYCKKMKHLLTLIEENRKYIENERSKLTIDLKNTVGITNWETRMKTNGTAIAKFYASWIKLHESQQLKLLNKTEEEFNVPIVRKLKKRPLDEQNAESSEEESELEFRLKGTETKTKTDTEMPSTKTKKLKKKKKVVSNIEDDDLPKENTDIVQDINDWD, translated from the exons ATGAAGGTGAAGAAAGTAAATCAAAAGTCTCTTAATTCATCTAAGGGAAGAAAATTAGCAGTTgctaagagaaaaagagatttgagCAAAGTAACTACAGAAGAATTTCTTGAACAAAATTTCCAAGATGATACTGATACAGACAGTGATAATGACaatgatgaaataaataaaaatatag GTGATAAAAACTATGAGCAGGCTGAGAGTGATAGCGGTGAAAGTAACTTGGATCCTACAGAacataaaaaatcattgatgAAACTGAAAGATACTGACCccgaattttataaatatttgaaagaaaatgacaaaaatctTTTGGACTTTAACATATCAGATGATGAAGATGATGATAATTCTTCGATAGGTGACGACGATAATAGACACATTCCTGATGAAAACTTGgag ATTGCTAGTGACGATAGTGATTTTCAACCAGACGTAGCTGAAGGTGACTCTAAAAAGATCACTATACAATTACTAAAAACTTGGCAACAAGAAATACAAACAGACAA atcaATAGTTAGTATTAAACGTGCTGTAGAGGCTTTCCATGCAGCTTTGAATAATGTTGCAGCATCATCTGATAcaaatacacaatataaagTAGAAGGAAGTGCGA tATTTAATGGTGTGGTGCAACTGTGTATAATGCATTTACCTGATGCATTTAAGCGCTTTTTAAAATTGGATCCAAAAACGCAAGAAGCACATAAGTGTAAAAGATTTGTAAAAGTacgaaaaatcttaaaatcgTACTTGTCAGATTTAATTACa ttattACAAAGTGTAACATCATCCAGTATTCTCCAAGTACTTCTGAAGCATCTTCACCAAATGTTAccttatataaaatcattctcTTCCTTGACTAAACCATTGTTAAGGATTTTGTTAAAGTTCTGGTCAACTGAAGAAGAAACTGTTCGTGTTGTagcgtttataaatattttacgtattgCAACCAGTCACAAAGAAGCCACACTTGAGAAGCTATTAAAG accatgtatataaaatatgttcagAATACAAAATTTGTATCACCCAACACATTACcaggaataaattttatgaagcaGTCTTtggttgaaatatatttacttgatCATAATCTTTCATATAGCCATGCCTTTTTGTACATCAGACAATTAGCAATTCATTTAAGGAATGCCAtaacattaaagaaaaag gaAAACTTTCAAGCCGTATATAACTGGCAGTACATTAATTCCTTGCATTTTTGGAcagaattaataacaaaattgaaagACAACTCAATATTACGATCTTTATTATATCCACTAGTGCag atTATTATTGGAACAATAAAAGTTTGCCCGACTGTACAATACTATCCATTGCGATTccattgtataaatatgttaacaaCAATTTCCAAGGAGACAGGAACTTTTATACCCATCTTGCCATTTCTTCTTgag atcCTAGATTCTtacgattttaataaaaaacacaagACAGTTTCTATAAAACCTATAccatttatttgcatattgaGGATGTCAAAATCACAACTGACAGAGAATGGTTTCAAAGATAGTATTATTGAAACCATTTATCAACTTATACTACAATATTCTGCAAATGAAAGCTACAAGATATATTTCcctgatatatgtatacccTGTATAATACAA TTAAAGGCGTTCCTGAAGAAGTGTCATGTGGCagcttattgtaaaaaaatgaagcatCTTTTAACTTTGATCgaagaaaatagaaagtaCATTGAAAATGAGCGCTCTAAACTAactattgatttaaaaaatacggtGGGAATAACAAATTGGGAAACTAGAATGAAGACTAATGGTACAGCGATAGCTAAATTCTATGCCTCTTGGATTAAGCTTCACGAATCACAACAACTTAAACTTCTCAATAAGACCGAAGAAGAATTTAATGTACCTATtgtgagaaaattgaaaaaacgaCCGCTTGATGAACAAAATGCAGAGAGTAGCGAAGAAGAGAGCGAGTTAGAATTTCGGTTGAAAGGAACGGAAACTAAAACAAAAACTGACACGGAAATGCCATCTACTAAGACAAAAAAgctcaaaaagaaaaagaaggtaGTCAGTAATATCGAGGATGATGATCTGCCGAAGGAAAATACAGACATTGTCCAAGATATAAATGATTGGGATTAA